A region of Takifugu rubripes chromosome 6, fTakRub1.2, whole genome shotgun sequence DNA encodes the following proteins:
- the ctif gene encoding CBP80/20-dependent translation initiation factor isoform X2, with protein sequence MENSSVASASSEAGSTRSQEIEELERFIDSYVLEYQVQGILGDKADAELDNGSKVPQWTDDLNNKRDGSWTSSRGRGSIRPDEWEYSSNGSTGSRPSSGSRPGSGSRSGSRGRNNQFKGPAKNGTRDGSLDILGTDIWAANTMDSHGGAGWDVQPEKLNFSHFHRKHIRGTPKHLPHIDREGMNKNRFEEDDGIDMNDIERFLPHLRSVFPPLPNEAEIAHTKKLFRRRRNDRRRQQRPQGGGGGGGGGGKNQPQQIQQQSPQHQRDQTQQQSPNQQQQNSTELGDNRNSGAARPPRQYPGGHGPRQAGPPHHLGHGQNRRWHVTQKGQVHGQTNVTADRGESSRSTKDTETETVTGDEGSRAPVDIGGMSPSQSPPSESTPATNPSADPMLNKELPPGSKKTSEGQLEKPKISLLQSSRERLRRRLKDKEDAQEASASGDPQSMDRLVDLLNSMRSNSSGVERQLISFMEEAQCSTRSEETLAQVVDTIYSKAVSDRSFAATAAKLCDKMALFIVDGTKFRSLLLNMLQRDFCHRERLQQADIERWLGFITFLCEVFGTMRSNSGEPFRVLVCPIYTCLRELLQSTDLKEDAVICCSMETHKWKDAQHNTTPYS encoded by the exons ATGGAGAACTCCTCGGTAGCGTCGGCATCATCCGAGGCTGGCAGCACGCGCTCGCAGGAAATCGAAGAGCTGGAGCGCTTCATCGACAGTTACGTGCTGGAGTATCAGGTGCAGGGGATTCTGGGGGACAAGGCGGACGCAGAGTTGGACAACGGCAGCAAAGTGCCTCAG tGGACAGACGACTTGAACAACAAAAGAGATGGAAGCTGGACGTCTTCGAGGGGGAGGGGCTCCATCAGGCCT GATGAGTGGGAATACAGCAGCAATGGCAGCACTGGCTCCAGGCCCAGTTCTGGTTCTAGACCCGGATCTGGTTCACGCTctggcagcagaggcaggaacaACCAGTTTAAGGGCCCCGCAAAG AACGGGACCAGAGACGGCTCCTTGGACATCCTGGGCACGGACATTTGGGCTGCCAACACAATGGACTCACACGG GGGTGCAGGCTGGGACGTGCAGCCAGAGAAGCTCAACTTCAGCCATTTCCATAGGAAACACATCAGAGGAACGCCAAAGCACCTGCCCCACATTGACAGAGAGGG GATGAACAAGAACAGATTCGAGGAGGATGACGGCATCGACATGAACGACATAGAAAGATTTCTACCTCATCTTCGCTCC gtcttccctcctcttcccaaTGAGGCCGAGATCGCACACACCAAGAAGCTTTTCCGGCGCAGGCGGAACGACCGGCG GAGACAGCAGCGACctcaggggggaggaggaggaggaggaggaggaggaaagaaccAACCTCAGCAGATCCAACAACAGTCACCGCAACACCAGAGGGATCAAACCCAACAGCAGTCTCccaaccaacagcagcagaactcaACAGAACTGGGGGACAACAGAAACAGCGGCGCTGCTCGGCCACCTCGCCAGTATCCAGGAGGACATGGGCCACGCCAGGCAGGACCGCCACACCATTTGGGACACGGCCAGAACCGGCGTTGGCATGTCACTCAGAAAGGTCAGGTACACGGACAGACAAACGTTACAGCCGATAGAGGAGAGTCCTCCAGATCGACCAAAGACACGGAGACCGAAACTGTGACGGGAGACGAAGGCAGCAGAGCACCTGTGGACATCGGTGGCATGAGTCCCAGCCAGTCACCCCCGTCTGAGTCTACACCTGCCACAAACCCTTCTGCAGATCCGATGCTTAACAAGGAGCTGCCACCAGGAAGTAAAAAGACAAGTGAGGGCCAGTTGGAGAAGCCCAAAATCAGCCTGCTGCAGTCATCAAGGGAGCGGCTGAGGAGGAGACTAAAGGACAAG GAAGATGCACAGGAGGCTTCGGCGAGTGGCGATCCGCAGAGCATGGACCGGCTGGTGGACCTGCTCAACAGCatgaggagcaacagcagcgggGTGGAGCGGCAGCTGATCTCCTTCATGGAGGAGGCGCAGTGTTCCACTCGCTCCGAGGAGACCTTGGCTCAGGTGGTCGACACCATCTATTCCAAAGCCGTGTCGGACAGGAGTTTCGCCGCCACGGCGGCCAAACTCTGTGACAAGATGGCCCTTTTCATTGTGGACGGAACCAAGTTCAGGTCACTGCTGCTCAACATGCTGCAG AGGGATTTTTGTCATCGAGAGCGGCTCCAGCAGGCCGACATCGAGAGGTGGTTGGGCTTCATCACCTTCCTGTGCGAGGTGTTCGGCACCATGAGGAGTAACTCGGGGGAGCCCTTCAGGGTCCTGGTGTGTCCCATCTACACTTGCCTGCGAGAG